tatgtggtgcagtagaATTGCTCCACAGATGTCCTCTTACAAGAGTAAATATTCCTCAGAGGGAATAGACGTTAATTTGCCATCATTCATTCACCCTATTTCATTTGTTAATATAAATTATCGTTCACTCTTCTCAAGACAATTGGATAAAGTCAGAACAGTGAAATGATGTGATTTTTGACTGAATGAAAACAagtaaggaagaggggaagaagaatatTTCTGGAGAAAGGGGAACTAACCAACATTTATCAGTGATCAGTCGATAGACCTTACCTTATTGATTGCCTCTTTTGTGCTAAAAGCTGTGTTAAGCAACAGATTTACAAGGACAAAATTCAAAcacttcctgacctcaaggacatTACTTTTGATTATAAGAAAGAGTGCTAACAGACCACTATAGACAAACTTCAACCACACCTGAATTTTGCTTAAAGTTGGTGCCAATTAGTTGAAATATTTTTGGAGTAAGGAGAATTAAACAATTAGGGCAGGCTTGGATGGGGTAGTATCATAGGGCAGATTTTAGTACCTTGTCCTGTAGGGTAGACTTCAATATTTCTATCACATTCTATCTATTATATTGTACTTATCCATTACATGTCATGGTTCCCAttacattgtaaactccttaaagtcaCAATAGTTGACTCTGTCACTTTTCATTTTGAATACCTAGAATCTACATAGATTTCTACACCTAGAAGGAAATAAACGTTGTTGTCATGAATTAAATAAATCATTTCACATGAAGAATTTTCATGTCAGTAGAGATGGAAGTCAGGGGAGATTTCATTGAGTCCCTATCAGAAAAAGCATTTCTGCTACAACATATACAACAAGAGGCTGATGTGTCGTAGGTGGAAGACAGATATTGAGGGCAGACATAGGATATCTCCTGAGGCAGCCCCTCATGAGCATTCTACGTATTCTACTTACCAGTTGAATATCAAATATCAAGTTTTTACTTTTCTCCACAGTTTCATGTATTGGCAAGTTTAATTCAGATCTTTACTATAACTTCAACATAGTTTTTTATAGTTTAATAAAACTTACATGCATTAAAATGCTATTAAACTGTTATGTGTGGTTAATAATTGTTATAGACTTCTGAAAAGCAGCCATTATTATACTCAACAAAGCAATTAATGTCTCTAAGTTTGGCTTCAGGCTATAGAATAAAAAACAGATATTCTATAGATTTTGGAGTGTTAGTGCTACATGTGAAGACCTGTTTCTGACATATTTTATATAtccttattcattttaaattgatAGATAAAACAATTTGCGTTTCCAGCTATGAATAAATCCATGAAACTATTTTCTAAagcaaatgtttttaaatgcacctTGAAAGGCATAAAAATGTGTGTCTTCCAGAATGAATAGGCTTTGATAACTAATTATAATTTTTCTGTAGGCTGCAAAGCTCCCCTTTCCACAGAGGAATTGGCCCATCAATTGTGATTATTCATTGTCCTTTTACTTCTTAAGATcagtattattaaaaataaaattgctttatttttatgaGACCATTTTATGTGAATCACTAAAGCTATATGCACTGCCTTATGTGcacagaaagttttttttaatagcttaggattttgaagttttctttcacttttccctAAGTCATTGGTAAGTGgctaataatacttttaaaaactgaggAGTTTAAGGGATAATGCACTAAGTTCATAGAAATCATTCTACACATATGTAAGCTTAACAGATTTATATGAAGtgcaatagttttatttttctctataacCTCATACATTTGCAAGTTTAATTCAGATTCTTAGTGTGACTTTcagacaagttttttttttttctttttggtttaacACAGAAACATTTTTGAGCAAACAAATCTTCCATTTATATTCCATTCATGAGGTAAGGAACACTGTCTTGTTTACTTGGTTGAAAAGCACTGACTTGTAACTTCTGTTTTTGAAACAATCTTTTCAACTTTGATTGAAGGCCTTTTCCATGGACGGTAAGAGAATTGGTCTGGAGAAccaataattcattcattttgaCCAGAATGGGACACCTAAGAAGAGTCCACAAATGCCTTCCAATGCTGCCCATATTTGGGTTATCATTACATTAGGCTTTCCCTGCATCTcctatttccccttcttttcc
The DNA window shown above is from Notamacropus eugenii isolate mMacEug1 chromosome 2, mMacEug1.pri_v2, whole genome shotgun sequence and carries:
- the LOC140526378 gene encoding cubilin homolog; the protein is MNGGSCKDLVNGFVCVCPIGFTGETCEEDIDICGVPTMDLAHCFNGGICVDGPGPTFFCRCPILVKMNELLVLQTNSLTVHGKGLQSKLKRLFQKQKLQVSAFQPSKQDSVPYLMNGI